A genome region from Mycobacterium florentinum includes the following:
- a CDS encoding long-chain-fatty-acid--CoA ligase: protein MWMTQAVHRSLRLQPQRAATIHNGRTRTVAESADRIARLAGALAALGVTDDDRVGILAHNSDRYHEALMAIPWSGGVVNPINTRWALPEMVYALDESGVEILFVDQAFTNLVPELRERLPGLAAVIHMADGPPPEELLDYDQLVAQSSPLPDRMRGGDDLFGLFYTGGTTGRSKAVMLSHANMLIAAFGALATEHELVTRGGSCLHVAPMFHLAAIGVWTLANQVGSTHVTLSSFTPESVAQTTLQHGVTDILLVPTMVQMLVGNDPDPAAFDSVQSVIYGASSMSEALLDKAIGVFRAAGFIQGYGMTELAPFGAILSKRDHLDPIRRRSNGTSVLNTELRVVDAQDRDVETGTVGEVLVRGGNVMVGYLNQPEATAAALRGGWMHTGDAGYLDADGYIHIVDRIKDMIITGGENVYSTEVENALSEHPGVETCAVVGIPNERWGEAVHAAVVLRPGAVVSETELRDHCRVLIAGYKVPQAITFVDGLPISGAGKILKHKVAEMVSSGRGPL from the coding sequence ATGTGGATGACCCAGGCCGTGCATCGCTCGCTGCGACTACAGCCGCAGCGAGCGGCAACGATACACAACGGGCGAACTCGTACGGTCGCCGAGTCCGCCGACCGGATCGCCAGGCTGGCCGGCGCGCTCGCGGCACTGGGTGTCACCGACGACGATCGAGTCGGGATTCTCGCCCACAATTCCGACCGCTACCACGAGGCTTTGATGGCGATACCGTGGAGCGGAGGCGTCGTCAACCCCATCAACACCCGGTGGGCGCTACCGGAAATGGTGTACGCGTTGGACGAGTCCGGGGTCGAGATCCTGTTCGTCGACCAGGCGTTCACCAATTTGGTGCCCGAACTGCGCGAGCGTCTACCCGGGCTGGCGGCGGTGATCCACATGGCGGACGGGCCCCCGCCGGAGGAATTGTTGGATTACGACCAGCTGGTGGCGCAGAGTTCGCCACTGCCGGACCGAATGCGCGGTGGGGACGATCTGTTTGGACTGTTCTACACCGGTGGGACGACGGGCCGTTCCAAGGCAGTGATGTTGAGCCACGCCAACATGTTGATCGCCGCGTTCGGCGCCCTGGCGACTGAGCACGAGTTGGTGACCCGGGGCGGCAGCTGCCTGCACGTGGCGCCGATGTTCCACCTGGCCGCGATTGGTGTTTGGACCCTGGCCAACCAGGTGGGCTCAACGCACGTGACCCTCTCGTCCTTCACTCCCGAATCGGTCGCGCAGACCACGCTGCAGCACGGCGTCACCGACATCCTGTTGGTGCCGACGATGGTGCAGATGCTGGTCGGCAACGACCCTGATCCGGCCGCGTTCGACTCGGTCCAGAGTGTCATCTACGGTGCATCTTCCATGTCGGAAGCGTTGCTGGATAAGGCGATTGGTGTGTTTCGCGCGGCCGGCTTCATACAGGGGTATGGCATGACCGAGCTCGCGCCGTTCGGGGCGATCCTGTCAAAGCGGGACCATTTGGATCCGATCCGACGCCGTTCGAATGGAACGAGTGTGCTGAACACCGAGCTTCGGGTCGTTGACGCGCAGGATCGCGATGTTGAGACCGGAACGGTCGGTGAGGTGCTGGTCCGCGGCGGCAATGTGATGGTGGGCTATCTCAACCAGCCTGAGGCGACCGCGGCGGCGCTGCGCGGGGGATGGATGCACACCGGGGACGCCGGCTATCTCGACGCCGACGGCTACATCCACATCGTGGATCGCATCAAGGACATGATTATCACCGGCGGTGAGAACGTGTACTCCACCGAGGTCGAGAACGCTTTGTCCGAGCATCCGGGCGTCGAAACATGTGCCGTCGTGGGCATTCCGAATGAGCGCTGGGGAGAAGCGGTGCATGCGGCAGTCGTGCTTCGGCCAGGCGCGGTGGTGTCCGAAACAGAACTGCGGGATCACTGCCGGGTGCTGATCGCAGGTTACAAGGTGCCCCAGGCCATCACCTTTGTCGACGGCTTGCCGATATCGGGAGCCGGAAAAATTCTCAAACATAAAGTCGCTGAGATGGTTTCGAGTGGCCGAGGTCCTTTGTGA
- a CDS encoding SDR family NAD(P)-dependent oxidoreductase gives MVSRVTQCRREHALRRGGYHGLHGVDARLLSLLDAALDRSIVGGYTRIGYQLRSWGWPQDPQPHALKGKAALVTGANRGIGKAIAKGLAQLGASVLLTVRDETSGELARKEIVDANQDADVQVEVCDVADLSAVREFAADRHEVTLATHVLGPALLTECLLPVLRGAENPRVILMSSGGMYTHSLPTDDPEYFDEPYRGATAYARTKRMQVVLTPILARHWADDGVRVYSMHPGWSDTPGVAASLPAFRALTGPLSRTPEQGVDTAIWLAATDPAPPSGGFWHDWRPRPEHYLPWTRHGEQEREHLWRYCAYSAGIDNAWAQRSGSA, from the coding sequence ATGGTGTCCAGGGTTACCCAATGCCGGCGAGAGCATGCCTTGCGCCGGGGTGGGTACCACGGACTGCATGGTGTTGACGCTCGCCTGCTGTCCCTGCTCGATGCCGCCCTCGACCGGTCGATCGTCGGAGGCTATACCCGCATCGGCTATCAACTGCGCAGCTGGGGATGGCCCCAAGACCCGCAGCCGCACGCGCTGAAGGGGAAAGCCGCGCTGGTCACAGGCGCGAACCGGGGCATCGGCAAGGCGATTGCCAAGGGCCTGGCGCAGTTGGGCGCGAGCGTGCTGTTGACGGTGCGCGACGAGACGAGCGGCGAGCTGGCCCGCAAAGAGATCGTCGACGCGAACCAGGACGCCGACGTGCAGGTGGAGGTGTGCGACGTCGCCGATCTCTCGGCGGTGCGCGAGTTCGCGGCCGACCGGCACGAGGTCACCCTGGCCACGCACGTGCTGGGACCGGCGCTGCTGACCGAGTGCTTGCTTCCGGTCCTGCGCGGCGCGGAGAACCCGCGGGTGATCCTGATGTCCTCTGGCGGGATGTACACCCATTCGCTGCCGACCGACGACCCCGAATACTTCGACGAGCCCTACCGCGGCGCCACCGCGTATGCCCGGACCAAGCGCATGCAGGTGGTGTTGACCCCGATCCTGGCCCGGCACTGGGCCGACGACGGCGTCCGCGTCTACTCCATGCACCCCGGGTGGTCCGATACTCCCGGGGTGGCGGCGTCGCTGCCGGCGTTCCGGGCGCTCACCGGTCCGCTGTCGCGCACGCCCGAACAGGGCGTCGACACCGCGATCTGGCTGGCAGCGACCGACCCGGCGCCACCCTCCGGCGGGTTCTGGCATGACTGGCGGCCCCGCCCGGAGCACTATCTGCCTTGGACGCGGCACGGCGAACAGGAACGCGAACACCTCTGGCGCTACTGCGCCTATTCGGCCGGGATCGACAATGCGTGGGCTCAGCGGTCGGGCAGCGCGTGA
- a CDS encoding ferredoxin, with amino-acid sequence MSDVVHVEVRSETCMASGYCIRHAPKVFSADESGWVTLLDAEPRGQTVQVLKAAGMCPVAAIDVFDADGNQL; translated from the coding sequence GTGAGCGACGTCGTGCACGTTGAGGTGAGGTCGGAAACCTGCATGGCAAGCGGCTACTGTATACGCCACGCTCCCAAAGTGTTTAGTGCCGATGAAAGTGGTTGGGTCACTTTGCTGGACGCCGAACCCCGCGGGCAGACCGTCCAGGTATTAAAGGCCGCGGGCATGTGTCCGGTGGCGGCCATCGACGTCTTCGACGCCGACGGAAATCAGCTCTGA
- a CDS encoding ABC transporter permease — MTVAATSTPSTFHPGLRRAVGTTAHGWNQLGRQIQFCAETIAGSAQAVTRYPSELLRLIAEMSLGVGALALIGGAVCIIGFLTSAAGSTIAIQLYPQLQQVGVDALAGFTSAILNTRFLGPLIAGIGLAATIGAGATAQLGAMRINEEIDALEAMAIRGVAYLCSTRLVAGIIVVIPLYTVGVLLAYITTRFGTTTVYGQASGVYDHYFYTFLNPTDLLWSFLQALVVGAVVMLVHTYYGFTATGGPAGVGDAVGRAVRTSLVTLVIVTLLVSLAIYGPNGHFNFSG, encoded by the coding sequence ATGACCGTGGCCGCGACATCCACCCCGAGCACGTTTCACCCCGGCCTGCGGCGAGCGGTGGGCACGACCGCGCATGGATGGAACCAATTGGGTCGGCAGATCCAGTTCTGTGCCGAGACGATCGCGGGTAGCGCACAGGCAGTGACGCGCTATCCCAGTGAATTACTGCGGCTGATCGCCGAAATGAGCCTCGGCGTAGGCGCTTTGGCGCTCATCGGCGGCGCCGTCTGCATCATCGGCTTCCTGACCTCGGCCGCCGGATCGACCATTGCTATCCAGCTGTACCCCCAATTGCAGCAGGTCGGCGTCGACGCCCTGGCCGGATTTACCAGCGCCATCCTCAACACCCGCTTCCTCGGGCCACTCATCGCCGGCATCGGTCTGGCCGCCACGATCGGCGCCGGGGCAACCGCCCAGCTGGGCGCCATGCGCATCAACGAAGAAATCGATGCCCTTGAGGCAATGGCGATCCGCGGCGTCGCCTATTTGTGCTCAACGCGACTGGTCGCCGGAATAATCGTCGTAATACCGCTCTACACCGTCGGGGTGTTGTTGGCCTACATCACTACTCGGTTCGGTACGACCACGGTTTACGGCCAAGCGTCGGGCGTGTACGACCACTACTTCTACACCTTCCTCAACCCCACCGATCTGCTGTGGTCGTTCCTGCAGGCGCTCGTCGTCGGGGCCGTCGTCATGTTGGTGCACACCTACTATGGCTTCACGGCTACCGGAGGCCCTGCCGGAGTAGGCGACGCCGTCGGGCGCGCCGTGCGTACCTCTCTCGTCACCCTCGTGATCGTCACGCTGTTGGTCTCACTGGCAATCTACGGCCCCAACGGACATTTCAACTTCTCGGGATAG
- a CDS encoding MCE family protein encodes MKSRSHGKLHPGWWALAFVALVVTFVGVTVGQFRQTFTDSVPVVLTSERAGLVMEPGAKVKMRGVQVGRVKDIRSKPDSVRLDLSIDPDQLQQIPANVTARIRASTIFGPKYVDLIYPDKPSAKHLAAGTVIGSQNVTTEVNTVFENLVSVLDQVDPDKLNSVLAAFAQGVGGQGPAIGDAITDANHVLLQLNPRAEEIRRDWRSLKGFSATYGDAAQNIMKTLNAVSTTSSTITSNRQELDSLLLNVIGVTHSGIELLGANKDNLIHAVNDLEPTTALLLKYNPSLTCSIVGSQLLIDKYHWDRIAGGNGFSGILSMGLDWGDDPYRYPDNLPIVAAKGGSGGKPGCGSLPDVSKNFPVRQLVTNTGWGTGMDWVPNLGIGFPGWMNFFPVTRGTPEPPSIRYGAPAGPAPGPPPAYPGGPPYGAPWYAPDGTPLYPGLPPGVPSDPAPEPPRAGPVSPKSTPAQPSSGPPTSVQQS; translated from the coding sequence ATGAAATCGCGATCGCACGGCAAGCTCCATCCCGGTTGGTGGGCGCTGGCGTTCGTTGCGCTGGTGGTGACCTTTGTCGGGGTGACTGTCGGACAGTTCAGGCAGACGTTCACCGACTCGGTTCCGGTGGTGCTCACATCCGAGCGTGCGGGGCTCGTGATGGAACCCGGTGCCAAGGTCAAGATGCGCGGTGTACAAGTCGGACGCGTGAAAGACATTCGTAGCAAGCCTGATTCGGTGCGCCTCGACCTGTCGATCGATCCTGATCAACTTCAGCAGATTCCAGCCAACGTCACTGCGCGAATTCGTGCCAGCACAATCTTCGGCCCCAAGTATGTCGATCTGATCTATCCCGACAAACCGAGTGCAAAGCACCTCGCCGCCGGAACCGTGATCGGCTCTCAGAACGTGACGACCGAGGTCAACACCGTCTTCGAGAATCTCGTCAGTGTGCTGGACCAGGTTGATCCCGACAAGCTCAACAGCGTGCTTGCCGCGTTCGCACAGGGCGTCGGCGGGCAAGGTCCAGCAATTGGCGACGCCATCACCGATGCGAATCATGTTCTACTTCAATTGAATCCACGCGCTGAGGAGATCCGGCGCGATTGGCGCTCGTTGAAGGGCTTCAGCGCAACCTACGGCGATGCGGCACAGAACATCATGAAAACGCTGAACGCGGTGAGCACCACGAGCTCCACCATCACCAGCAACCGTCAAGAGCTCGATTCGTTGCTGCTCAACGTCATCGGCGTCACGCACAGCGGTATCGAACTGCTTGGCGCCAATAAAGACAACCTCATCCACGCCGTTAACGACCTCGAACCGACCACAGCGCTGTTGCTGAAGTACAACCCGTCATTGACTTGCTCGATCGTGGGTAGCCAACTCTTGATCGACAAGTATCATTGGGACCGTATCGCCGGCGGCAACGGGTTTTCGGGCATCCTCTCGATGGGCCTCGACTGGGGAGACGACCCGTACCGCTATCCGGACAACCTGCCGATCGTTGCCGCCAAAGGCGGTTCCGGCGGCAAACCGGGTTGTGGGTCGCTGCCGGACGTGTCGAAGAACTTCCCCGTCCGCCAGCTTGTCACCAACACCGGATGGGGTACCGGGATGGACTGGGTACCAAACCTGGGCATCGGCTTCCCGGGCTGGATGAATTTCTTCCCGGTCACCCGTGGGACCCCGGAACCGCCCAGCATCCGCTACGGCGCCCCGGCCGGCCCGGCGCCGGGCCCGCCCCCCGCCTACCCGGGCGGACCGCCTTACGGCGCACCGTGGTACGCGCCGGACGGCACGCCGCTGTACCCGGGTCTACCCCCGGGCGTTCCCTCCGATCCCGCACCTGAACCACCCAGGGCCGGGCCTGTCTCACCGAAATCGACACCGGCACAACCGTCGTCCGGGCCACCAACGAGCGTGCAGCAGTCATGA
- a CDS encoding MlaE family ABC transporter permease: protein MTATSRMAAAVVRPVGGFFAMCLDTLVLMFRPPWPWREFLQQMWFAARVSFLPTVLMAIPLVVLAAYVLNILLVEFGAADLSGSGVALAAVTQSGPIVTVLVISGAAATAICADLGARAIREELDALRVLGINPVQALVVPRVAALTIVSTLLASVVTMVGIIAAYFFSVFVQHITPGAFAAGLPLLVGVPEVLICLSKAAVFGLAGSLIACYKGMSAAGGPAGVGNAVNETVVYTFLALFAINVVVTAVGVKATL, encoded by the coding sequence ATGACGGCGACGAGCAGAATGGCGGCGGCCGTCGTGCGCCCCGTCGGGGGCTTTTTTGCGATGTGCCTGGACACACTCGTTCTGATGTTTCGGCCGCCATGGCCGTGGCGGGAGTTCCTGCAGCAGATGTGGTTTGCGGCGAGGGTTTCCTTCCTGCCTACCGTCTTGATGGCGATCCCGCTGGTGGTACTGGCGGCCTACGTTCTGAACATCCTGCTTGTCGAATTCGGGGCGGCCGACCTGTCCGGGTCGGGCGTCGCGCTAGCCGCTGTTACCCAGAGCGGTCCGATCGTCACCGTGTTGGTGATCTCGGGCGCGGCCGCCACCGCGATCTGCGCGGACCTTGGGGCCCGCGCGATCCGCGAGGAACTCGACGCGCTGCGCGTCCTTGGCATCAACCCCGTGCAGGCATTGGTCGTTCCGCGCGTGGCGGCGCTGACGATCGTCTCCACTCTGCTGGCGTCGGTGGTCACCATGGTCGGGATCATCGCCGCTTATTTCTTCTCAGTCTTCGTCCAACACATCACTCCTGGTGCCTTCGCCGCCGGCCTACCGCTACTCGTCGGTGTCCCCGAGGTACTCATTTGCCTGTCGAAGGCGGCCGTCTTCGGGCTCGCCGGAAGCCTGATCGCTTGTTACAAGGGCATGTCGGCGGCCGGCGGACCCGCCGGCGTCGGCAACGCAGTCAACGAGACCGTCGTCTACACATTTCTCGCACTATTTGCCATCAACGTGGTCGTCACCGCCGTCGGAGTGAAGGCGACGCTATGA
- a CDS encoding cytochrome P450: protein MTMSNAEKQATASAGESARLLGELFGGAKQDPFPYYDALREMGDGVHAAEILQAVLVTRFDDVRRIGAGPKTFSSDIFYLTGPGIHDPSDPEHRRFVDIASRLFMASDPPRHTQVRSTFRHAFTPDAVSGWRRVVAEITDEALARYERGQEIDLMNLAAEVPVAVIARILGVPKDMWQHFREWSFAYASTFDLMVTGDRRDQAIRTSLVLFDYLSELIEQRRAAPGDDLISQMLATKTFDGDVLTQHDMVSQVALLLVAGNETTTNLVGNGITLLMAHPDAKDALVGDPALMPAAVEEMLRFDPPLHLTVRKVTTETVVGEHPLAPGTLVMPCIPAANRDPRAFPDASVFDIRRTDNKHLAFFHGIHYCVGAPLARLEGTVILGKLLAAFPDIREGSRPPVRRTVNVVARGWESRPVTL from the coding sequence ATGACGATGTCGAACGCGGAAAAGCAGGCAACGGCGAGCGCCGGTGAATCCGCTCGGTTACTCGGCGAGTTGTTCGGCGGAGCGAAGCAGGATCCGTTTCCGTACTATGACGCACTGCGGGAAATGGGTGACGGTGTTCATGCGGCGGAGATTTTGCAGGCCGTGCTGGTGACCCGTTTCGACGACGTCCGAAGGATTGGCGCGGGCCCCAAGACCTTCTCCAGTGACATTTTCTATCTCACCGGCCCGGGAATCCACGATCCCTCCGATCCCGAGCACCGCCGGTTCGTCGACATCGCCAGTCGACTTTTCATGGCGTCTGATCCACCGCGCCACACCCAGGTGCGGTCTACCTTTCGGCATGCATTCACCCCGGATGCGGTCAGCGGCTGGCGGCGAGTCGTCGCGGAGATCACCGATGAGGCGCTGGCCCGCTACGAGCGGGGACAGGAAATCGATCTGATGAATTTGGCGGCCGAGGTTCCGGTCGCGGTGATCGCCCGCATCTTGGGCGTGCCGAAAGACATGTGGCAACACTTCCGCGAATGGTCCTTCGCCTATGCCTCGACATTCGATCTGATGGTGACGGGTGACCGTCGTGATCAAGCGATCCGAACCAGCCTGGTCCTGTTCGACTACCTAAGCGAGTTGATCGAGCAGCGTCGTGCCGCGCCGGGTGACGATCTGATCTCCCAGATGCTCGCGACGAAAACGTTCGACGGAGACGTGCTCACCCAGCACGACATGGTTTCCCAGGTGGCGCTGTTGTTGGTCGCGGGCAACGAGACCACCACCAACTTGGTAGGCAACGGCATCACATTGCTGATGGCGCACCCCGACGCCAAAGACGCCTTGGTCGGTGATCCCGCGCTGATGCCGGCCGCGGTCGAAGAGATGCTGCGATTTGACCCGCCCCTGCACCTGACTGTCCGCAAGGTAACCACCGAGACGGTTGTGGGCGAGCACCCGCTGGCACCGGGAACTCTTGTGATGCCCTGTATTCCGGCCGCGAACCGGGATCCACGGGCATTTCCGGATGCGTCGGTCTTCGACATTCGGCGTACCGACAACAAGCATCTCGCGTTCTTCCACGGCATTCATTACTGTGTTGGCGCTCCCTTGGCCCGGCTGGAGGGAACGGTCATCCTCGGTAAGCTGCTGGCGGCATTCCCCGACATTCGCGAGGGCAGTCGGCCGCCGGTACGGCGCACCGTGAACGTGGTTGCGCGAGGCTGGGAATCGCGGCCGGTGACGTTGTGA
- a CDS encoding fumarylacetoacetate hydrolase family protein has product MRWATYRAAEGPLVGVVFDDAIHALPPGATLIDLISAGTEALHEAGVRVQHSPHSVVALADVQLMAPIPRPPVVRDCLCFLEHMRNCQVALGRSRELSDVWYRAPAFYFACPSTVIGPYDDVAIAPGSAWPDFELEVGAVIAGGGADLTVEQAEQQIVGYTIFNDWTARDHQMLDTQLSIGQAKGKDSALTLGPFLVTPDELAPYCRDGILDLRATASVNGNVVGTGSTASMDWSFAEVISYASRGVPLYPGEVFGSGTVPTCTLVEHLRVNELASFRGWLHDGDVVTLEVEGLGHIRQTVRASASPVPLTARPRPGAIEPPPRLNRAAARFPFTRGLHAIADRVWAWVLPDGGFGWSNAGLVAGDGQSLLVDTLFDAQLTREMLDALAPITDTAPIRDALITHSNGDHTHGAMLLDPSVRIVAAEATADEIAHDMAPEMMAFFQKADLGPVLTTYARDRFGGFDFGGITARQPEVTFAKEYSLDVGGRRVDIYNLGPAHTGADAVAHVPDVGVLFAGDLMFFGCTPIAWAGPIDNWVAACDAMLTLDPEIVVPGHGPVGDADGIRGVRDYLRFVMEYADSAHRAGHTFLEAADRIDLGEFATWLDAERIVANIYRRYCEIDTETPQLSIVELFTRMAEWLAARTKRQ; this is encoded by the coding sequence ATGCGCTGGGCCACCTATCGGGCGGCGGAAGGTCCACTGGTCGGTGTGGTCTTCGACGACGCGATCCATGCTTTGCCCCCCGGCGCAACGTTGATCGACCTGATATCCGCCGGCACGGAGGCGCTGCATGAGGCTGGTGTCCGTGTGCAGCATTCCCCGCACTCGGTAGTCGCCTTGGCGGATGTGCAACTGATGGCGCCCATTCCCCGTCCGCCAGTTGTTCGCGACTGCCTCTGCTTCCTTGAGCACATGCGTAATTGCCAAGTGGCACTGGGCCGTTCACGCGAGCTGTCCGACGTGTGGTATCGGGCGCCGGCGTTCTACTTCGCGTGTCCATCGACGGTGATCGGACCCTATGACGACGTGGCGATCGCGCCCGGCAGCGCCTGGCCGGACTTCGAGTTGGAGGTCGGCGCCGTCATCGCCGGTGGCGGCGCCGACCTCACGGTGGAGCAGGCCGAACAGCAGATCGTCGGATACACGATTTTCAACGACTGGACGGCGCGTGACCACCAGATGCTGGATACGCAACTGAGTATCGGCCAAGCCAAGGGCAAGGACAGCGCACTCACTCTCGGCCCATTCCTGGTCACCCCTGATGAGTTGGCACCGTACTGCCGCGACGGCATCCTGGACCTGAGGGCGACCGCATCGGTGAACGGCAACGTGGTCGGCACCGGGTCGACCGCCTCGATGGATTGGTCGTTTGCCGAGGTGATTTCGTACGCGTCTCGCGGCGTTCCGCTGTATCCCGGTGAGGTGTTCGGATCAGGGACAGTACCAACGTGCACCCTCGTCGAGCACCTTCGCGTCAACGAGTTGGCGTCGTTTCGGGGTTGGCTGCACGACGGTGACGTTGTCACGCTCGAGGTAGAGGGCTTGGGCCACATCCGCCAGACCGTGCGGGCCTCGGCATCACCGGTACCGCTGACCGCGCGGCCGCGTCCTGGCGCGATTGAACCACCCCCGCGACTAAATCGAGCAGCGGCGCGATTCCCCTTCACCCGCGGCCTACACGCGATTGCTGACCGGGTGTGGGCCTGGGTCCTGCCTGACGGCGGATTCGGTTGGAGCAATGCGGGTTTGGTCGCCGGCGACGGCCAGTCCCTGCTGGTCGACACGCTCTTCGACGCGCAACTGACTCGCGAAATGTTGGACGCGCTCGCCCCCATCACCGACACCGCGCCCATTCGCGACGCGCTGATCACCCATTCCAACGGGGATCACACCCACGGCGCCATGCTGCTGGACCCGTCGGTACGAATTGTGGCCGCGGAGGCGACGGCCGACGAGATCGCCCATGACATGGCACCGGAGATGATGGCGTTTTTCCAGAAGGCGGACCTCGGCCCGGTCTTGACCACGTATGCGCGGGACCGGTTCGGCGGCTTCGATTTTGGGGGCATTACCGCGCGACAGCCTGAGGTGACGTTCGCCAAGGAATACAGCCTCGACGTCGGAGGACGGCGCGTCGACATCTATAACCTCGGCCCTGCTCACACGGGCGCCGACGCCGTGGCACATGTTCCGGATGTCGGTGTGCTTTTCGCTGGTGATCTGATGTTCTTTGGGTGTACTCCAATCGCATGGGCGGGTCCGATTGACAATTGGGTGGCAGCCTGTGACGCCATGCTGACTCTCGATCCAGAGATCGTGGTCCCGGGTCACGGGCCGGTCGGTGATGCCGACGGCATCCGGGGCGTCCGCGATTACCTCCGCTTCGTTATGGAGTACGCCGATTCCGCACACCGCGCCGGGCACACCTTCCTGGAAGCCGCCGACCGGATCGACCTCGGCGAGTTCGCCACCTGGCTAGACGCCGAGCGCATCGTCGCCAACATCTATCGCCGCTACTGCGAGATCGATACCGAGACACCGCAATTGAGTATCGTTGAACTGTTCACCCGAATGGCCGAGTGGCTCGCGGCCAGGACCAAACGGCAGTGA
- a CDS encoding DUF732 domain-containing protein, which yields MTNGMQRIRARRSPSVLHKISRVRLGKSLATVIVAAAAGLAPQTPAPRAHAAPAPEVEYMYDVAVRRHYNFPNNDALGYGRGICDEVRNGDGYGQVMGDVKREVTSSDEFAANYLVSYAVNLLCPDLIWQLRNSAAGYRPPPQ from the coding sequence ATGACGAACGGTATGCAGCGAATTCGTGCGCGGCGTTCGCCCAGTGTGCTGCACAAGATTTCCCGCGTGAGGCTCGGCAAGTCGCTCGCCACAGTGATAGTCGCCGCTGCTGCGGGCTTAGCCCCACAAACCCCCGCGCCGCGAGCACACGCCGCTCCGGCACCGGAGGTGGAGTACATGTACGACGTAGCGGTGCGGCGGCACTACAACTTTCCCAACAATGATGCGCTCGGCTACGGCCGAGGGATTTGCGACGAGGTCAGGAATGGCGATGGCTACGGCCAAGTGATGGGTGACGTCAAGCGTGAGGTGACCTCGAGCGATGAATTCGCGGCCAATTATCTGGTCTCGTACGCTGTCAACCTGTTGTGCCCTGATTTGATCTGGCAGCTGCGAAACTCGGCGGCGGGCTATCGACCACCTCCGCAGTAA
- a CDS encoding TetR/AcrR family transcriptional regulator — MGATRRAQTSNESRQLLIAAAAELFAEQGFRKTTVADVADRAGISRGSIPWHFGNKDGLLEAVIEDFSTNWRDADPPDDGPAAGFDQLLHFVRQPETRLLITLLAEAVEPNSPVRGFYVELHRMMRKWVSDWTMGAPIPAGVSSEEFGVALTGAIIGAHQQWRVSPDDIDIDCVFGTLKVIFLQS; from the coding sequence GTGGGTGCAACACGACGCGCGCAAACCAGCAACGAAAGTCGGCAACTCCTGATCGCTGCTGCCGCAGAGCTTTTCGCCGAACAGGGCTTCCGGAAAACCACGGTCGCCGACGTCGCGGATCGGGCCGGCATCAGCCGCGGTTCCATCCCGTGGCATTTCGGCAACAAAGACGGACTGCTGGAAGCCGTGATCGAGGACTTCTCGACCAACTGGCGGGACGCGGACCCACCCGACGACGGGCCGGCGGCGGGCTTCGATCAGCTCCTGCACTTCGTGCGACAGCCCGAAACTCGGCTGCTCATCACCCTGCTCGCCGAGGCCGTGGAGCCCAATTCCCCGGTACGCGGCTTCTACGTCGAACTGCATCGCATGATGCGTAAGTGGGTGTCCGACTGGACCATGGGGGCTCCGATACCCGCCGGCGTCAGCTCCGAGGAATTCGGCGTCGCCCTCACGGGCGCGATTATCGGCGCCCACCAGCAATGGCGGGTGTCCCCCGACGACATCGACATCGACTGTGTGTTCGGCACTCTCAAGGTGATCTTCCTTCAGAGCTGA